A window from Dromaius novaehollandiae isolate bDroNov1 chromosome 1, bDroNov1.hap1, whole genome shotgun sequence encodes these proteins:
- the LOC112993804 gene encoding P2Y purinoceptor 1-like, protein MERKSIVWNLDFCNTDDSSIFKPGILHGPMLNGTCTIIFCNKQNKLEWYCYFLILVCLFTLSVGLLGNTLALGHYTYCMKTWTTSTIFLFNLALCDLTWILMSPFSVYYSLQKLAVHSSQTFYQVRKLFFNINIYGSVYFLTLISFDRYVGAVHPITSLTWWDKGKAMFCTIAVWIFIVVESVPEIYYTFAAGRHYDGIISLDNIAGPLRFVVPLTLYRFLLRFLIPGTVVFTCYMLTFKALVQLSKRQQRKNRIVRPLLLISAAMIVFAVSFMPYHVTMLVILIYRINCQLHCGNVSTIFAIYKVTEIICSINSCLDPIIFMVANKAFYQRLKTIKCHPKCQCRCCLTQRVRDISPTPRTVT, encoded by the exons atggaaaggaaaagcaTAGTCTGGAACCTAGACTTTTGTAATACAGATGATTCCAGCATTTTCAAACCAG GCATACTCCATGGACCGATGCTGAATGGTACATGCACTATTATCTTTTgcaacaagcaaaacaaactggAGTGGTACTGTTATTTTCTTATTCTGGTTTGCCTTTTTACTTTATCAGTGGGATTGCTAGGCAATACACTTGCACTAGGACATTACACATACTGCATGAAGACATGGACTACTAGTACtatatttctatttaatttgGCATTGTGTGACCTTACTTGGATTCTCATGTCACCTTTTTCCGTATATTATAGTCTCCAGAAGTTAGCTGTGCATTCCAGTCAAACATTTTATCAGGTTAGAAAGCTATTTTTCAACATTAACATCTATGGAAGTGTCTACTTCCTGACACTCATCAGCTTCGACCGATATGTGGGTGCTGTCCATCCTATCACTTCATTAACATGGTGGGACAAAGGCAAGGCAATGTTTTGCACCATTGCAGTATGGATCTTCATTGTTGTTGAATCGGTGCCTGAGATCTACTACACATTTGCCGCTGGAAGACACTATGATGGTATCATATCCCTGGATAACATTGCAGGACCTTTACGTTTTGTCGTGCCACTCACGCTCTACAGGTTTTTATTGAGATTCCTAATTCCAGGCACAGTCGTCTTTACATGCTATATGTTGACTTTCAAAGCATTAGTACAACTCAGTAAACGTCagcaaagaaagaacagaattgTTAGACCTCTGTTACTGATTTCAGCTGCTATGATtgtatttgctgtttctttcatGCCTTATCATGTTACGATGTTGGTGATACTAATTTACAGAATAAATTGCCAACTACACTGTGGCAATGTAAGCACAATATTTGCCATTTATAAAGTCACAGAGATCATCTGCAGCATTAATAGTTGCCTTGACCCAATCATTTTTATGGTAGCAAATAAGGCATTCTATCAAAGACTGAAAACTATAAAATGTCATCCCAAATGCCAGTGCCGCTGCTGTCTGACACAAAGGGTAAGGGACATCAGTCCGACCCCAAGAACAGTGACTTAA